From the genome of Lotus japonicus ecotype B-129 chromosome 6, LjGifu_v1.2, one region includes:
- the LOC130722802 gene encoding uncharacterized protein LOC130722802 produces the protein MSGPWLTWNVRGLGGTTKREAVKKAILHLKPELVLLQETKLNELRERTVISWTKSLNMQHAESSSVGTAGGLMCLWRESSLQVLTVAVETWFILLTVKLPNIDQTVLIGNVYGPHSVSDRSLCLAALKQRVLCHGGLVCIGGDFNAVLLASERTSGHVLDVGDSSFQQFVQDSNLLDLPLNNGDYTWFSSRNEGIWSRLDRWLVSDEVLVTFSNISQSVLPWNVSDHRAVGLFFGVPDSGPKPFYYFNHWVDEEGFKELVEAWWTSAVYQGWSGYVLQQKLRGLRGKIREWRRKKGAWGVEKIANLEKRLQEVMSELEAEGGSEALNKERRMVLEALWRAYREEERIWLQKSRVRWLKEGDRNTKYFHRVCKARTVKKTITQLRYGGRLLTSPDEIKEAMRAHFINFFRKDGGPRPWFSNSKLNKVSEAQKHFLEADFTVEEIWEVVKNFDGNRAPGPDGQLVRGLNSTFIALIPKGGEQEQISDYRPISLIGSRQIADCSLIANEIVHTMASRPEGGLLFKIDFAKAYDNVEWDFMLELLQEMGFGEKWISWMQLLEGDAPCGVELAPGFRINHLQFADDSLLFSDCDELQFQSLAMAIEAYLYSSGLKVNFNKSAVYGVNANSSMKIVFLESGARKYDCKIGFVEFTLLDFKWSTCSDKICSQCYSIVLYGSL, from the exons ATGTCAGGTCCTTGGCTGACATGGAACGTCCGTGGCTTGGGAGGAACAACGAAGCGGGAAGCAGTAAAGAAAGCAATTTTGCATTTGAAACCAGAACTAGTTCTGTTACAGGAAACAAAACTGAATGAACTTCGGGAGCGTACAGTAATTTCTTGGACTAAAAGTCTCAATATGCAGCATGCTGAATCTAGTTCTGTTGGAACAGCTGGGGGGTTGATGTGTTTGTGGAGGGAGAGttctttgcaggttctgacAGTGGCCGTAGAAACGTGGTTTATTCTTCTGACTGTGAAGTTGCCTAATATTGATCAAACAGTGCTGATTGGAAATGTTTATGGTCCTCATTCTGTGTCAGATCGTAGTCTTTGTCTTGCAGCTCTAAAGCAACGGGTTTTATGCCATGGCGGTTTGGTCTGTATAGGGGGAGATTTTAATGCGGTGCTACTGGCCTCTGAACGCACATCAGGTCATGTCCTTGACGTGGGTGATTCATCCTTTCAGCAGTTTGTACAAGACAGCAATTTATTGGATTTACCACTGAATAATGGCGATTATACTTGGTTTTCTAGTCGGAACGAAGGGATTTGGAGTCGCTTGGATCGTTGGTTAGTGTCTGATGAGGTCCTGGTAACGTTCTCTAATATTTCTCAATCTGTTTTACCATGGAATGTATCTGATCATAGGGCGGTGGGTTTATTTTTTGGGGTGCCTGATTCGGGACCAAaaccattttattattttaatcattGGGTTGATGAGGAGGGTTTTAAAGAATTAGTGGAGGCTTGGTGGACATCTGCTGTGTATCAAGGGTGGTCGGGTTATGTGTTGCAACAAAAGCTAAGAGGATTGAGAGGAAAAATTCGAGAGTGGCGTAGAAAGAAGGGTGCATGGGGTGTAGAAAAAATTGCCAATTTAGAGAAAAGATTACAGGAGGTGATGAGTGAGTTAGAAGCAGAGGGGGGTTCAGAGGCTCTGAATAAGGAGAGAAGGATGGTTTTAGAGGCTTTGTGGCGAGCATACCGTGAGGAGGAAAGAATATGGTTACAAAAGTCAAGGGTAAGGTGGTTGAAGGAGGGAGACAGAAACACAAAATACTTTCACCGTGTGTGTAAGGCACGTACAGTAAAGAAAACCATCACGCAGCTAAGGTATGGTGGGCGTCTGTTAACTTCCCCAGATGAGATAAAAGAAGCTATGCGAGcacattttattaattttttccgCAAGGATGGTGGTCCTAGGCCGTGGTTCTCAAACAGCAAATTAAATAAAGTGTCGGAGGCACAAAAACACTTTTTGGAAGCAGATTTTACAGTGGAGGAAATATGGGAGGTGGTAAAGAATTTTGATGGGAATAGAGCTCCTGGTCCTGATG GACAGCTGGTGAGGGGTCTAAATTCCACTTTTATAGCTCTTATTCCTAAAGGGGGTGAACAAGAGCAAATATCGGACTACAGGCCAATCAGCTTAATTGGAA GCCGTCAGATTGCGGATTGCTCTCTAATTGCTAATGAAATTGTCCACACCATGGCTTCAAGGCCAGAAGGAGGTTTGctatttaaaattgattttgcaaaAGCTTATGATAATGTTGAATGGGATTTTATGCTGGAGCTTCTGCAGGAAATGGGTTTTGGGGAAAAATGGATTAGCTGGATGCAG TTACTGGAAGGGGACGCACCATGTGGAGTGGAATTGGCGCCGGGGTTCCGCATAAATCATTTACAGTTTGCAGATGATTCCTtgctgttttctgattgtgatGAGCTTCAGTTCCAGTCTCTAGCCATGGCAATTGAAGCTTACTTATACAGTTCAGGGTTGAAGGTAAATTTTAACAAATCAGCGGTTTATGGGGTGAATGCCAATTCTTCTATG AAGATTGTCTTTCTGGAATCCGGTGCTAGAAAATATGACTGCAAAATTGGGTTTGTGGAGTTCACGCTTCTTGACTTTAAGTGGTCGACTTGTTCTGATAAAATATGTTCTCAATGCTATTCCATTGTACTATATGGCTCTCTATAA
- the LOC130722805 gene encoding F-box/LRR-repeat protein At3g26922-like: MDVNSLISNKFQKYHDEERKDHTSINICDLPNEILQAILSNLPIKDAVRTSALSKRWIDQWNMDISKVDLEEERDEKRQQFIHFVGRLLMVCKPSCIKKFSLVFKVGKDAPQVHEWLCGFINPKVQEVNIDLWGVEEPLAFPDHMFTSETLVKLNLCMQHVINIPSSIFLPNLKTLTLKEVIFPGSYSTQQLFSRCPSLEELTLTDCDWTNVTQICIIFPLLQKLIIREWNDDVDVEDDANDVDAPNKCNIFILGANLKTFSYDGDLINNYFLFNTTLVNDATVEVHTWNAGYFVCKFLIFVSNVEKLSLIDSAIEALSHTYYFMEHLPLFHKLVELHMGASELPINLASEGCMTILRKSPILKLVNFVKGVSLPLNGENNIGPLPVCFRTHLKTIKINNFSGKEEELNAIQFLFQKALVLEEIHIYRNENEFDIDGGPERLDMLMEQIVEFPRVADCDIIFEEE; encoded by the exons ATGGATGTGAATTCACTTATTAGTAACAAGTTCCAAAAGTATCACgatgaagagagaaaagatcatACAAGTATCAACATATGTGATCTCCCAAATGAGATTCTCCAAGCGATCTTGTCAAACCTACCCATCAAAGATGCAGTGCGAACAAGTGCACTGTCTAAAAGATGGATAGACCAGTGGAATATGGATATCTCAAAAGTTGacttggaagaagaaagagatgagaaaagacAACAATTTATACACTTTGTGGGAAGATTACTTATGGTGTGTAAACCATCATGTATCAAAAAGTTTTCTCTCGTATTCAAAGTTGGCAAGGATGCTCCACAAGTGCATGAATGGTTATGTGGTTTCATAAACCCTAAAGTTCAAGAAGTAAATATTGATCTTTGGGGAGTGGAGGAACCATTAGCTTTTCCAGATCACATGTTTACCTCTGAAACATTGGTAAAGCTTAACCTTTGTATGCAACATGTTATCAAtattccttcttcaatttttctaCCAAACCTTAAGACTTTGACTTTGAAAGAAGTTATATTCCCTGGTAGTTACTCAACACAACAGCTTTTCTCTAGGTGCCCGTCCCTAGAGGAGTTGACCTTAACAGATTGTGATTGGACGAATGTTACACAAATTTGCATTATTTTTCCATTGCTTCAAAAATTGATAATAAGGGAGTGGaatgatgatgttgatgttgaagatgatgcaAATGATGTTGACGCTCCAAACAAATGCAACATATTTATCCTTGGAGCTAACTTGAAAACATTTTCTTATGATGGTGATCTCATAAATAATTACTTCTTATTTAATACAACCTTAGTCAATGATGCAACTGTGGAGGTTCACACATGGAATGCTGGTTATTTTGTGTGCAAATTTCTCATATTCGTCTCAAATGTGGAAAAACTATCACTTATTGACTCAGCTATAGAG GCTCTATCTCATACCTATTATTTCATGGAGCACTTACCTTTGTTTCACAAGTTGGTTGAGCTTCATATGGGCGCATCGGAACTCCCTATTAACTTGGCTAGTGAAGGCTGCATGACCATATTACGAAAGTCACCTATTCTTAAACTTGTTAACTTTGTTAAG GGGGTCTCTCTTCCTCTAAATGGTGAAAACAACATTGGTCCACTACCAGTGTGTTTTAGGACACACCTCAAGACCAtcaagataaataatttttctgggaaggaagaagagttaaATGCCATTCAATTTCTATTTCAAAAAGCACTGGTCTTGGAGGAAATACATATTTATAGAAATGAAAATGAGTTTGACATCGATGGGGGACCAGAGAGACTTGACATGTTAATGGAGCAGATCGTAGAGTTTCCTAGAGTTGCGGATTGTGACATCATTTTTGAGGAAGAGTAG